A region from the Sandaracinus amylolyticus genome encodes:
- a CDS encoding DEAD/DEAH box helicase has translation MRRCGDVHTHREADAHADTDADADADADADADADADADADADADADADADADADADADADADADADADTDADADADTDADADADADADTDADADADASSDASAPPPRRARGAARRQHSKKRYRPRPMTLDAAHAPLAQHVKGARDPDALLEGFLAYAEEKKLSLYPAQEEAILELFAGKHVILATPTGSGKSLVASALHAKSIADGTRSFYTAPIKALVGEKFFALCRELGPENVGLMTGDASVNRDAPIVCCTAEILSNLALRRGDDTGIASVVMDEFHYYGDRDRGVAWQIPLLRMPRAQFLLMSATLGDTKVFEQDLKERTGRDVVTIRSMQRPVPLEWEYRETPLHETLAELIAKNRAPVYVVHFTQRGAAEHAQDLMSVEIANKERKHEIKEALHGFRWDTPFGKDLARWVKHGVGVHHAGLLPKYRLLVEKLAQKGLLPVICGTDTLGVGVNVPIRSVLFTQLCKFDGQKTSVLSVRDFQQIAGRAGRKGYDDRGWVVAQAPEHVIENKIAREKAQGDPKKTKKLVTKKPPEKGYAHFDEQTFDRLRNGEPERLESRFKVSHGMMLAVLQGAWDRHGDGCREMRALIRGSHESRTRKFHHARHAIALYRSLKEADVIEIDRGEIAVHGELQEDVSLHQTLSLFVLDTVPKLDRDDPLYALNVLSVVESILEDPEIVLMRQLDKLKEQKVNELKAQGVEYEERMAELEKIDVPRPNREMLEAALEAFSKVHPWVPKDGLRPKSVARDMYERGASFNEYVKEYGLARSEGVLLRYLSDAYKALVQNVPEAAKTDEVYDLTDWLRAVVRQVDSSLLDEWESLKDPDRVVDRAEHPERSIETADITADPKALTVLVRNAMFRFVRALSRRAFGEAAAMVVAPDGDPAWTAEAIAQELVDFEVEHGAVRIDPAARAPRHTRIEKDRDVWRVEQTLLDPEDAGDFFVDARIDLPRSRDEGDLVIELRGIRRA, from the coding sequence ATGCGACGCTGCGGCGACGTCCACACGCACCGCGAGGCCGACGCGCACGCCGACACCGACGCCGACGCCGACGCCGACGCCGACGCCGACGCCGATGCGGACGCCGACGCTGACGCGGACGCCGACGCCGACGCCGACGCCGACGCGGACGCTGACGCCGACGCGGACGCCGACGCCGACGCTGACGCCGACGCTGACGCCGACACCGACGCGGACGCCGACGCTGACACCGACGCGGACGCCGACGCCGACGCGGACGCCGACACCGACGCTGACGCCGACGCCGACGCCAGCTCCGACGCGAGCGCGCCTCCTCCCCGGCGCGCGCGCGGCGCAGCGCGCCGACAGCACTCGAAAAAGCGCTATCGTCCGCGTCCCATGACGCTCGACGCCGCGCACGCTCCGCTCGCTCAGCACGTGAAGGGCGCGCGCGATCCCGACGCGCTGCTCGAAGGGTTCCTCGCGTACGCCGAGGAGAAGAAGCTCTCGCTCTACCCCGCGCAGGAGGAGGCGATCCTCGAGCTCTTCGCGGGCAAGCACGTCATCCTCGCGACGCCGACCGGCTCGGGAAAGTCGCTCGTCGCCAGCGCGCTCCACGCGAAGTCGATCGCCGACGGGACGCGCTCCTTCTACACCGCGCCCATCAAGGCGCTCGTCGGCGAGAAGTTCTTCGCGCTGTGCCGCGAGCTCGGGCCCGAGAACGTCGGGCTCATGACCGGCGATGCGAGCGTGAACCGCGACGCGCCGATCGTGTGCTGCACCGCGGAGATCCTCTCGAACCTCGCGCTCCGCCGCGGCGACGACACCGGCATCGCGTCGGTGGTGATGGACGAGTTCCACTACTACGGCGATCGCGATCGCGGCGTCGCGTGGCAGATCCCGCTGCTGCGCATGCCGCGCGCGCAGTTCCTGCTGATGAGCGCGACGCTCGGCGACACGAAGGTCTTCGAGCAGGACCTGAAGGAGCGCACCGGGCGCGACGTCGTGACCATCCGCTCGATGCAGCGTCCCGTCCCGCTCGAGTGGGAGTACCGCGAGACGCCGCTGCACGAGACGCTCGCCGAGCTCATCGCGAAGAACCGCGCGCCCGTCTACGTCGTGCACTTCACGCAGCGCGGCGCGGCCGAGCACGCGCAGGATCTGATGAGCGTCGAGATCGCGAACAAGGAGCGCAAGCACGAGATCAAAGAAGCGCTCCACGGCTTCCGCTGGGACACGCCGTTCGGCAAGGACCTCGCGCGCTGGGTGAAGCACGGCGTCGGCGTGCACCACGCAGGGCTCCTTCCGAAATACAGGCTGCTCGTCGAGAAGCTCGCGCAGAAGGGATTGCTCCCCGTGATCTGCGGGACCGACACGCTCGGCGTCGGCGTGAACGTGCCGATCCGCAGCGTGCTCTTCACGCAGCTCTGCAAGTTCGACGGACAGAAGACGTCGGTGCTCAGCGTGCGCGACTTCCAGCAGATCGCAGGCCGCGCCGGGCGCAAGGGCTACGACGATCGCGGCTGGGTCGTCGCGCAGGCGCCCGAGCACGTCATCGAGAACAAGATCGCGCGCGAGAAGGCGCAGGGCGATCCCAAGAAGACGAAGAAGCTCGTCACCAAGAAGCCGCCCGAGAAGGGCTACGCGCACTTCGACGAGCAGACGTTCGACCGACTGCGCAACGGCGAGCCCGAGCGCCTCGAGTCGCGCTTCAAGGTCTCGCACGGGATGATGCTCGCCGTCCTCCAGGGCGCGTGGGATCGCCACGGCGACGGGTGCCGCGAGATGCGCGCGCTGATCCGCGGCTCGCACGAGTCGCGCACCCGCAAGTTCCACCACGCGCGCCACGCGATCGCGCTCTATCGATCGCTGAAGGAAGCGGACGTGATCGAGATCGATCGCGGCGAGATCGCGGTGCACGGCGAGCTCCAGGAGGACGTGTCGCTGCACCAGACGCTCTCGCTGTTCGTGCTCGATACCGTCCCGAAGCTCGATCGCGACGATCCGCTCTACGCGCTGAACGTGCTGAGCGTCGTCGAGTCGATCCTCGAGGACCCCGAGATCGTCCTGATGCGTCAGCTCGACAAGCTGAAGGAGCAGAAGGTCAACGAGCTCAAGGCGCAGGGCGTCGAGTACGAGGAGCGGATGGCGGAGCTCGAGAAGATCGACGTGCCGCGCCCCAACCGCGAGATGCTCGAGGCGGCGCTCGAGGCGTTCTCGAAGGTGCACCCGTGGGTGCCCAAGGACGGCCTCCGCCCGAAGTCGGTCGCGCGCGACATGTACGAGCGCGGCGCGAGCTTCAACGAGTACGTGAAGGAGTACGGCCTCGCGCGCTCCGAGGGCGTGCTGCTGCGGTACCTGTCCGACGCGTACAAGGCGCTCGTGCAGAACGTGCCCGAGGCCGCGAAGACCGACGAGGTCTACGACCTCACCGACTGGCTCCGCGCGGTCGTGCGCCAGGTCGACTCCAGCCTGCTCGACGAGTGGGAGTCGCTGAAGGATCCCGACCGCGTCGTCGATCGCGCCGAGCACCCCGAGCGCTCGATCGAGACCGCGGACATCACCGCCGATCCGAAGGCGCTCACCGTGCTCGTGCGCAACGCGATGTTCCGCTTCGTGCGCGCGCTCTCGCGCCGCGCGTTCGGCGAGGCCGCGGCGATGGTGGTCGCGCCCGATGGCGATCCCGCGTGGACGGCGGAGGCGATCGCGCAGGAGCTCGTCGACTTCGAGGTCGAGCACGGCGCGGTGCGCATCGATCCCGCGGCGCGCGCGCCGCGCCACACGCGCATCGAGAAGGATCGCGACGTGTGGCGCGTCGAGCAGACGCTGCTCGACCCCGAGGACGCGGGCGACTTCTTCGTCGATGCGCGCATCGATCTGCCGCGTAGCCGCGACGAGGGTGATCTCGTCATCGAGCTGCGCGGGATCCGGCGCGCGTGA